CCCAGATAGGACTTGGCATTCTCCGGGAAGAGTCCTACAGAGGCAATGTCCGTGGAAACTACATACTCCGGCGCAAAATCGGCAGGGGCGGCGTAGGGGAGAAAGTAGGGCGCGGAGTTCTCTGTCAACTCTGGGTTTGGCAGCAGATACGCGGCCTTGCCCAAAGCCCGCAATCCCGCGCACAGAGCAGCGGCGCAGCCCACGGTATCTCCATCCGGACGGACATGAGTGAGAATCAGCACATGATCCATGCTTCGCAGCAGATCCGCAGCTTTGGAAACAGTGAGTGTCATTCCTCTTCCTCCGTGCTGATGGGGGTTTCCCGCTCCACCTGGCGCAGTAGCTCTAGAATATGAGCGCCATGCTGGATGGAGTCGTCGCCGATAAATTGCAGCTCCGGCGTGTAGCGTAGCTGGAGCGTCCGGCCCAGCTCCCGCCGCAAAAATCCGGCGGCGGATTTGAGGCCTTTTAATACATCCTTTTCCTGATTTTTGTCCAGGACGCTGACATAGACCCGGGCGTAGCGCAAATCGCTGGTGGTGTCCACCCGGGTGATGGAGACCATGCCCACCTGGGAGACTCGAGGGTCCTTCAGGTGGCGGAGCTGGCCGCTGAGCTCCCGTTGGATTTCCTCGTTGATGCGGCCGATTCGGTTGCTTGACATAGTCGCTCCTTTCCGGGGCGGTGGGCCCCAGTCAGATGGTAATGGTGAGACAGGTTTGATACGTCTCAAAAAGCTGTTTCTAAGTTTCCAGGTCGAAATCCTTCAGGGCACCGGAAAAGCGGCGGACCTGAATGGAGTCGGCTCACAGGTTTCAAAGTTCCATTTTCATCGGGGACACAGGCTCCTGCCAGATACGCCCGCAAATCAGTCAGATTACCTTGGCGGGTTCTCAATTGATTTCATACGGAACAGGTTTGATGGATAGGGACAGATCCTGGACAGCCTCTCAATAGTAACTGTTTTCCTCCAAGCTACGGACCCCAATTTGAACGGTATACCTTGCAGATGCTGGAGAGAAGGGGGGCGCATCCCGGCGCCATACAGCGGCAGGGAATGGTCGGCAGCCAGCAGGACAACATGGCTCGTGGGAACCTCCCGTTCCAGAGTGCGGAAAAATCGCTAGGGGCGG
This genomic window from Pusillibacter faecalis contains:
- the rbfA gene encoding 30S ribosome-binding factor RbfA, with product MSSNRIGRINEEIQRELSGQLRHLKDPRVSQVGMVSITRVDTTSDLRYARVYVSVLDKNQEKDVLKGLKSAAGFLRRELGRTLQLRYTPELQFIGDDSIQHGAHILELLRQVERETPISTEEEE